One Aegilops tauschii subsp. strangulata cultivar AL8/78 chromosome 7, Aet v6.0, whole genome shotgun sequence genomic window carries:
- the LOC109763619 gene encoding zinc transporter ZTP29: MDPKVAVALTLSLVGGLSTSLGALLAILNHAPNNRTLGILQGFATGLMLSMSFFDLAYDAVNAIGFLKGNLWFFAGALLFSAIADIFPEPECSPPDENDKETVNSTARKELMMRHRRRVIFSVIVTAVVAGVSLQNFPVGTAAFLGTAKGFRVGLNLVIAIALHYIPEGIAVALPAYFATCSKWQAFKLATLAGFAEPVGVIIVAYLFPSNLNPEILEGLLGLVGGVMAFLTLYEMLPLAIEYAGRKDAVKAVFVGMAFMSMSLYFLEVSLPKEMSA, encoded by the exons ATGGATCCCAAGGTCGCTGTTGCTCTCACTCTGTCTCTCGTAGGCGGCTTAAGCACCTCCCTCG GTGCACTACTGGCAATACTAAATCATGCCCCAAACAACAGAACACTCGGGATACTACAG GGATTTGCTACTGGGCTCATGTTGAGCATGTCCTTCTTTGACCTGGCTTATGATGCTGTTAATGCAATTGGTTTTCTGAAAGGCAACCTTTGG TTTTTTGCTGGAGCACTTCTATTTTCAGCAATAGCCGATATTTTCCCTGAGCCAGAATGCAGCCCACCTGATGAAAATGATAAAGAA ACTGTTAACAGTACAGCACGGAAGGAACTTATGATGAGACACCGAAGAAGAGTCATCTTTAGTGTAATTGTCACCGCAGTTG TTGCTGGTGTGAGTTTGCAAAACTTCCCGGTGGGTACTGCAGCGTTTCTCGGAACCGCAAAG GGATTTCGTGTTGGCCTTAACTTGGTTATTGCTATAGCTCTACACTACATCCCGGAG GGTATTGCTGTAGCTCTCCCTGCATATTTTGCCACTTGCAG CAAATGGCAGGCGTTCAAACTAGCAACACTTGCTGGTTTTGCAGAGCCAGTAGGTGTAATTATCGTGG CATACCTATTTCCGAGCAACTTAAATCCAGAAATATTGGAAGGTCTACTTGGATTAG TGGGAGGAGTAATGGCATTTCTGACGCTGTATGAGATGCTGCCGTTAGCAATTGAATACGCTGGACGCAAGGATGCTGTGAAAGCTGTATTCGTTGGCATGGCTTTTATGTCCATGAG CTTGTACTTCCTGGAAGTCAGTCTTCCAAAGGAGATGAGTGCTTAA
- the LOC109763618 gene encoding transcription factor BIM2 translates to MQNRVQSHPAGASSSASSGGDGSGSGFCLSDIMEIDAGSGGDHKAPGSPRSKHSATEQRRRCKINERFQILRDLVPQSDQKRDKATFLLEVIEYVKFLQEKVQKHEACAGGDWSQENTKLAPWSSNRVPVDLMPGVAPTTKICSAGNFLDNSIPTMPEMLQNAETVVEPAKLNADIVESQYQSQWQELSCPADCLVDSEMSNEKEELTIDEGTITVSSVYSQNLFTALTNAMENLGIDLSQASVTVNVNLGRRAISRSTNISSAKKDMPATN, encoded by the exons ATGCAGAATCGAGTACAATCCCATCCTGCCGGAGCCTCGTCCTCTGCCTCCAGCGGCGGAGACGGCTCTGGTTCAGGCTTCTGCCTCAGTGATATAA TGGAAATTGACGCTGGCAGCGGAGGAGACCACAAAGCACCGGGCTCCCCGAGGTCCAAGCATTCCGCTACCGAGCAGAGACGTCGCTGCAAAATCAATGAGAG ATTTCAGATACTTCGTGATCTTGTACCACAAAGCGACCAGAAGAGAGATAAGGCCACATTCCTTTTGGAG GTGATTGAATATGTCAAATTCTTACAAGAAAAGGTACAAAAGCATGAAGCATGTGCTGGTGGAGACTGGAGCCAAGAAAATACAAAATTGGCGCCTTGG agtagcaatcgaGTACCAGTTGACCTCATGCCAGGTGTAGCACCCACAACAAAAATTTGCTCTGCTGGGAACTTTCTGGACAACAGCATCCCCACCATGCCAGAAATGCTGCAAAATGCTGAAACGGTAGTAGAACCAGCCAAGTTAAATGCAG ATATTGTAGAATCACAGTACCAGTCCCAATGGCAAGAGCTTTCATGTCCAGCGGATTGCCTTGTGGACAGTGAAATGAGCAATGAAAAAGAAGAATTGACTATAGATGAGGGTACCATAACTGTTTCCAGCGTGTACTCCCAAAA CCTATTTACAGCTTTGACTAATGCAATGGAAAATTTGGGCATCGATTTGTCACAAGCTAGCGTCACCGTGAATGTCAATCTGGGCAGGAGAGCAATTTCCAGGTCTACTAATATATCCAGTGCAAAG AAAGACATGCCAGCCACAAACTAA
- the LOC109763617 gene encoding uncharacterized protein yields MIHRGRENKPVLFFLLLLVVSLLLVLDVAGESPPAAGGGGEPTTACGSSSYNYLGALLRLMIPCKAAVAPFSPAPPTEECCRAVRELGQPCLCLLLAGPPISGADRSMLTRLPSICADADDDESDLRQDVGSCTAT; encoded by the coding sequence ATGATTCACCGGGGGCGTGAAAACAAACCAGTTCTCTTCTTCTTGTTACTACTAGTCGTGTCATTGTTACTGGTGCTCGACGTCGCCGGAGAATCACCACCGgcagcgggaggaggaggagagccgACGACGGCATGCGGCAGTAGCAGCTACAACTACCTCGGCGCGCTGCTGCGGCTGATGATCCCGTGCAAGGCGGCGGTGGCGCCCTTCAGCCCGGCGCCGCCCACCGAGGAGTGCTGCCGGGCGGTGCGCGAGCTGGGGCAGCCCTGCCTCTGCCTGCTCCTCGCCGGCCCGCCCATCTCCGGCGCCGACCGCAGCATGCTCACCCGCCTCCCCTCCATATGCGCCGACGCCGACGACGATGAGAGCGACCTGCGTCAAGATGTAGGCTCGTGTACTGCAACGTAG